The nucleotide window TTTTGTGCATCAGGGGCAATATAAATTTTTCCGCGATACACCGTTTTACTTTGTTCTCTCCCTAATCCACGCCAGTGAATTCGGCTAACGCTTTGCCCTTTTAAATGTTGGATTTGTTGTTGTGTTTCAGAAAAGTGATTCTTTTCGTTCAAGGTTAAACCGTTGATATGACATTGAACATTTTCTCCTTGAATCTCCGCATTGATTTCTGAACGAAGAAATCGCCCTGAAAGATGAAGTGAATTGTAATTTAAGGAACTATCCTTATCTAAGCCTGCTGAAATGGAATGGAATCGTAAAGTCTTTTCTGTTCCCTGAATATTTTCCAAAACGTTAAGATGTGCATTTTTACCTAAAACGATCTTCGTTTTTGCATTTACCCATACGGAGGCACTTTCCGTATTATGCGTTATATAATTTAATGTTATTGAAGCTTGAGCAGTATCGTCAAGAATAATAAGCACCCAGGGAATATCAATTGTGTCCTGTCTGTCAGCAGAACTCATGATATAGATATTCATGGGCTCATCAATAACAATACCCTTGGGTAAATAAATGAAAATGCCGTTATAGAATAACATCTCCGATAAAGCCTCAAATATATGCTGAGGCTCCTTGTCTCGTTCTAAATTACTTTTAAGAAGTTCTTCATGTTCTGACGCCAATATCTCTTTAAAGTCAGAAACTATTATCTTATCTGGCAAATCTATTAAATTTTCATCCATTGTAACAACACCATTTTCCCAAAGAATATGGGCGGAAAAATATTTGTTAATTATTTCTGGTATATGTTCTCTGTGAACCTGTTTCTTTATATCTACAGTCCATTTCCGTTGCGGATTGAAAAATGGTGAGAGGTTTGTTTCCCGCCAGCCCTCCATTTTTGAATGTGGAATAGGTAAAAGTATAAAGGCATTCTTACCGTCTAAAGTAATATCTTTCCACCAATCAGGTATGACATGACCATTTTTTGTATAAGGAATAATCTCTAATAAATTTAACTTCCTTTCATCAACAATATGCGTTTTTTCCATATAAGATATTCCTATCATGCTTTCGCAATTGATAATTCCTGTTCAGAATCTGTTTTCAGCCAATCATAACCTTTTTGTTCAAGTTCTAATGCAAGTGTATAATCCCCAGATTTAACAATTTTCCCCTTATACAACACATGCACAAAGTCAGGTTTAATGTAGTTTAGTAACCGTTGATAATGAGTAATAATAATGAATGAGCGTTTCGGATTTCTCATACGATTAACACCCTCAGCCACAGATTTTAAGGCATCAATATCTAAACCAGAGTCCGTTTCATCAAGTATGGCTAATATCGGTTCTAATATTGCCATTTGAACAATCTCATTCCGTTTCTTTTCACCACCAGAGAACCCTTCATTTACAGATCTATCTGAAAAAGTTGGGTCTAAACCAATTTCCTTCATCTTTTCCTTTAAGATTTTTTCAAAATCCCAGATATCTAAACTTGACAAATGTCTCCACTCACGAATCTCATTCAAAGCAGTATGTAAAAACTCTGTATTCGATAATCCAGGTATTTCAACTGGGTACTGGAACGCAGTAAAGATACCACGACGTGCCCTTTCTTCTGGTGGTGTGGATGTTATGTCCTCACCAAAAAATAAAATCTTGCTTTCTGGGTCTACCTCATAATTTTCATTACCAGTAAGCACTTGGGCAAGGGTACTTTTCCCTGAACCATTTGGACCCATAATAGCATGAGTTTCTCCTGAACCAATAGTCAGGTCTATCCCTTTTAAAATTAGTTGTCCTTCTACGGACACCTTCAAATTTTTGATTTCAAGTAAATTCATCCTACGCTTCCTTCTAAACTAATGCTTAATAATCGTGTTGCTTCAACTGCAAATTCCATAGGTAAATGTTCAAAAACTTCTTTGCAAAAACCGTTAACCACAAGAGATATCGCATTTTCTGGGCGAATCCCTCGTGCACGGCAGTAAAACAGTTGGTCCTCATTAATTTTCGATGTAGTAGCCTCATGTTCTACCGATGCGGAAGGATTCCGCACATCAATATGAGGAAATGTATGCGCTCCACATCGGCTACCAATCAATAATGAATCGCATTGAGTATAATTCCTTGCATTTTCAGCCTTTGGCATAACACGAACCATTCCACGATACGTATTCTGACTCATGCCAGACGAAATCGTTTTGCTGATAATAGTACTCCGTGTATTTTTCCCAATATGTATCATTTTCGTGCCTGTATCTGCTTGTTGTTTATTCCGCGTCAATGCAACCGAATAAAACTCACCCGTAGAATTATCTCCCTGTAAGATACAACTCGGATATTTCCATGTTATGGCGGAACCCGTTTCAACCTGAGTCCATGAAATCCGTGAATTCGCACCAACACATTTGCCACGTTTCGTAACAAAATTA belongs to Candidatus Hydrogenedens sp. and includes:
- a CDS encoding SufD family Fe-S cluster assembly protein, producing the protein MEKTHIVDERKLNLLEIIPYTKNGHVIPDWWKDITLDGKNAFILLPIPHSKMEGWRETNLSPFFNPQRKWTVDIKKQVHREHIPEIINKYFSAHILWENGVVTMDENLIDLPDKIIVSDFKEILASEHEELLKSNLERDKEPQHIFEALSEMLFYNGIFIYLPKGIVIDEPMNIYIMSSADRQDTIDIPWVLIILDDTAQASITLNYITHNTESASVWVNAKTKIVLGKNAHLNVLENIQGTEKTLRFHSISAGLDKDSSLNYNSLHLSGRFLRSEINAEIQGENVQCHINGLTLNEKNHFSETQQQIQHLKGQSVSRIHWRGLGREQSKTVYRGKIYIAPDAQKSDSIQQFKGLSLSDGAVIDAKPQLEIYADDVRCTHGATVGPPSAELIYYFQSRGIPPVKARSLLVRGFANQVLADIPFPNTKEFISPYLIMSL
- the sufC gene encoding Fe-S cluster assembly ATPase SufC, translated to MNLLEIKNLKVSVEGQLILKGIDLTIGSGETHAIMGPNGSGKSTLAQVLTGNENYEVDPESKILFFGEDITSTPPEERARRGIFTAFQYPVEIPGLSNTEFLHTALNEIREWRHLSSLDIWDFEKILKEKMKEIGLDPTFSDRSVNEGFSGGEKKRNEIVQMAILEPILAILDETDSGLDIDALKSVAEGVNRMRNPKRSFIIITHYQRLLNYIKPDFVHVLYKGKIVKSGDYTLALELEQKGYDWLKTDSEQELSIAKA